The proteins below come from a single Pleuronectes platessa chromosome 3, fPlePla1.1, whole genome shotgun sequence genomic window:
- the lsm6 gene encoding U6 snRNA-associated Sm-like protein LSm6, with protein MSLRKQTPSDFLKQIIGRPVVVKLNSGVDYRGVLACLDGYMNIAIEQTEEYVNGQLKNKYGDAFLRGNNVLYISTQKRKV; from the exons ATGAGTCTGAGGAAACAGACCCCGAGTGACTTCCTGAAGCAGATCATCGGCAGACCCGTGGTGGTCAAGCTCAACTCGGGGGTGGATTACCGAG GTGTGCTGGCCTGTCTGGATGGTTACATGAACATCGCCATCGAGCAGACAGAGGAGTATGTCAACGGGCAGCTCAAGAACAAGTATGGAGACGCTTTTCTAAGAGGAAACAATG TTCTGTACATCAGCACCCAGAAGAGGAAAGTGTAG